A stretch of the Nitrospirota bacterium genome encodes the following:
- the rpsK gene encoding 30S ribosomal protein S11, with protein MSVKKGRKKERKIVQSGVAHVQASFNNTIVTITDMSGNTVVWASAGNQGFKGSRKSTPFAAQRAGEAAARKAMEYGMRQVDVYVNGPGAGRESAIRSLQAAGLRINLIRDVTPIPHNGCRPPKRRRV; from the coding sequence ATGAGCGTGAAGAAAGGCAGGAAGAAGGAACGCAAAATCGTCCAGAGCGGCGTGGCCCACGTGCAGGCCTCGTTCAACAACACCATCGTGACCATCACCGATATGAGCGGAAATACGGTGGTGTGGGCGAGCGCCGGCAATCAAGGATTCAAAGGTTCGCGGAAGAGTACGCCGTTCGCCGCGCAGCGAGCGGGAGAGGCTGCGGCCAGGAAGGCCATGGAATACGGCATGCGACAAGTCGATGTGTACGTGAACGGACCGGGCGCCGGACGGGAGTCGGCGATCCGTTCGCTCCAGGCCGCCGGTCTGCGCATCAATCTGATCCGCGACGTGACGCCGATTCCGCATAACGGTTGTCGCCCGCCGAAGCGTCGACGAGTGTGA
- the lptC gene encoding LPS export ABC transporter periplasmic protein LptC: MWQRWVRGSLLAISAIFASFLVYLLFTRAESIPSSRLTPATDFERADASIQRFTFMQTKDGAVQWEVRAQKARLFEGENRAVLDRVHITLYGDKGREFSLEGDEGTLDTVKKNFVLSNRTDPIAVRTESGYTIYTNHLAWNEERGEISTTEPVTITGHGLHVNGRGLIGKVQSEEFQVLEDVQVDIHHAD, from the coding sequence ATGTGGCAGCGTTGGGTTCGCGGGTCCTTACTTGCCATAAGCGCCATATTCGCCTCGTTTCTCGTCTACCTCTTGTTTACCCGCGCTGAATCGATTCCCTCATCTAGACTTACCCCGGCGACCGACTTTGAACGGGCCGACGCGAGCATCCAACGGTTCACCTTTATGCAAACGAAAGACGGTGCTGTACAGTGGGAGGTGCGCGCCCAAAAGGCTCGCCTGTTCGAGGGTGAAAACCGAGCCGTTTTGGATCGAGTCCACATCACTCTTTACGGAGACAAGGGGCGTGAATTCAGCTTGGAAGGGGACGAAGGCACCCTCGACACCGTGAAGAAAAATTTCGTGCTCTCCAATAGAACTGATCCGATCGCCGTGCGCACTGAAAGCGGGTACACGATCTATACCAATCATCTGGCGTGGAATGAAGAACGGGGCGAAATCAGCACGACTGAGCCCGTAACGATCACCGGCCACGGGTTGCATGTGAACGGTCGTGGGCTTATCGGGAAGGTGCAGTCTGAAGAA
- the rpsM gene encoding 30S ribosomal protein S13, with translation MARIAGVDLPREKRIDVGLTYIYGIGRSSARQILKKAGVDGSIRVKDLSEDKIIKLREIIERDYQVEGDLRKEVSMNIKRLIDTGTYRGLRHRKGLPVRGQRTRTNARTRKGRRASIGKARKPAGAPSGG, from the coding sequence ATGGCTCGGATAGCTGGAGTCGATTTGCCGCGAGAGAAGCGGATCGATGTCGGACTGACCTATATCTATGGAATCGGTCGGTCTTCGGCCCGGCAGATTTTGAAAAAGGCCGGAGTGGACGGCTCGATTCGGGTCAAAGATCTCAGCGAGGACAAGATCATCAAGCTTCGGGAAATCATCGAACGGGACTATCAGGTCGAGGGGGACCTCCGGAAGGAAGTGTCGATGAACATCAAACGGCTAATCGACACGGGGACGTACCGGGGGTTGCGTCATCGTAAAGGGTTGCCGGTGCGGGGACAGCGGACGAGAACCAATGCGAGAACCCGAAAGGGGCGTCGGGCGTCTATCGGAAAGGCGCGCAAGCCGGCGGGAGCGCCGAGCGGTGGGTGA
- the rplQ gene encoding 50S ribosomal protein L17, with protein MRHRKKGRQLGRKTKHRWALFRSLVTALLDQERIETTEAKAKEVRGFAERMITLGKEGTLPARRRALGFLRSKEVVSKLFDDVASRFRDRPGGYTRIIKTRRRVGDAAEMVAIELVSRAVDSDQKKGRGTSTQSSPEMSDSPSA; from the coding sequence GTGCGACACAGGAAAAAGGGGAGGCAACTCGGCCGGAAGACCAAGCATCGGTGGGCTCTATTTCGGAGTCTGGTGACGGCGCTGCTTGATCAGGAACGGATCGAAACCACGGAGGCCAAGGCCAAGGAGGTGCGAGGCTTCGCTGAGCGGATGATCACGCTGGGGAAGGAAGGAACGCTGCCCGCCAGACGGCGTGCCCTCGGCTTTCTCAGAAGCAAAGAGGTGGTCTCGAAATTGTTCGACGATGTCGCGTCGCGGTTTCGGGATCGTCCCGGCGGTTACACGCGCATCATTAAGACGCGTCGGCGCGTCGGCGACGCGGCCGAGATGGTCGCGATCGAGTTGGTCTCCAGAGCGGTCGACTCCGATCAGAAGAAAGGGAGGGGGACATCCACACAATCCTCACCGGAGATGTCTGACAGTCCTTCTGCCTGA
- the infA gene encoding translation initiation factor IF-1 yields MPKEGVIEVQGTVAETLPNAMFRVQLDNGHKILAHISGKMRMHFIRILPGDKVTVELSPYDLTRGRITYRFK; encoded by the coding sequence GTGCCCAAAGAAGGCGTCATTGAAGTACAGGGAACGGTGGCGGAGACATTGCCGAACGCCATGTTCCGGGTCCAGCTCGATAACGGTCATAAAATCCTGGCCCATATTTCCGGCAAGATGCGCATGCACTTCATTCGCATTCTACCGGGTGACAAAGTGACCGTCGAATTATCACCCTACGACTTGACGAGAGGAAGAATCACGTATCGATTCAAGTGA
- the rpmJ gene encoding 50S ribosomal protein L36, whose protein sequence is MKVKSSVKPICSKCKVVRRRGVVRVLCENPRHKQRQG, encoded by the coding sequence ATGAAAGTGAAGTCGTCCGTCAAGCCGATCTGCTCGAAATGCAAGGTGGTTCGCCGTCGGGGCGTGGTCCGGGTCTTGTGCGAGAACCCGCGACACAAACAGCGGCAAGGTTAG
- a CDS encoding DNA-directed RNA polymerase subunit alpha — protein MIKAMKDFQIPMRVEVDKETLSPTFGRFTAEAFERGFGTTIGNSLRRVLLSSLTGAAVTTVRIEGVLHEFSTIPGVTEDVTSIILNVKSLRLALHSDKPKTIRLKKKGPGEAKGSDIVHDADVTILTPDLHIATLDKDATLDMEMVVKHGRGYVPAERNKEEGLPIGVIAVDSIFSPIKRVNFHVENARVGRVTDYDKLTLEIWTDGTITPGNALSTAASILRDHLDIFINPEERAEAEPEAVRDERTREINRNLFRSVNELELSVRAANCLKNANIKTIADLVQKTEVEMLKTKNFGKKSLNEIKEILAEMGLSLGTKLDTLPSGDGNPKSDS, from the coding sequence ATGATCAAGGCGATGAAGGACTTTCAGATCCCGATGCGGGTCGAAGTCGACAAAGAAACTCTCTCCCCGACGTTCGGCAGATTCACGGCGGAGGCCTTCGAGAGAGGATTCGGGACGACCATCGGCAATTCGCTCCGACGGGTGCTGCTGTCGTCGTTGACCGGTGCTGCTGTAACCACTGTCAGGATCGAGGGAGTCTTGCACGAATTTTCGACGATCCCTGGCGTGACGGAGGACGTCACCTCCATCATTCTCAATGTGAAAAGTCTCCGGCTGGCGCTGCATTCCGACAAGCCCAAAACGATTCGTCTCAAAAAGAAGGGACCTGGGGAAGCGAAGGGCTCGGATATTGTTCACGACGCCGACGTCACCATCCTCACTCCGGATCTGCACATCGCCACGCTGGACAAAGATGCCACGCTCGATATGGAAATGGTCGTCAAGCACGGGCGAGGCTACGTGCCGGCGGAGCGTAATAAGGAGGAAGGCCTGCCCATCGGCGTCATCGCGGTGGACTCCATCTTCTCGCCCATCAAGCGGGTGAATTTCCACGTGGAGAACGCCCGGGTCGGCCGGGTGACCGACTATGACAAGTTGACGTTGGAGATTTGGACGGACGGCACGATCACGCCGGGGAACGCGCTCTCCACTGCCGCGAGTATTCTGCGCGACCATCTGGATATCTTTATCAATCCGGAGGAAAGGGCGGAAGCCGAGCCGGAAGCCGTCAGGGATGAACGGACCCGTGAGATCAACAGGAACCTGTTCCGGAGCGTCAACGAATTGGAACTGTCGGTCCGTGCCGCCAATTGTCTCAAAAATGCGAACATCAAGACCATCGCCGATCTCGTCCAGAAGACCGAGGTGGAGATGCTCAAGACCAAGAACTTCGGCAAGAAGTCGCTCAACGAGATCAAGGAAATCCTGGCGGAAATGGGTTTGAGTCTGGGCACCAAGTTGGATACGCTGCCGTCCGGTGACGGGAATCCCAAATCCGATTCATAA
- the rpsD gene encoding 30S ribosomal protein S4 translates to MAKYRGPVCRLCRREGEKLFLKGSRCMTEKCAIERRSYPPGQHGQGRPRISDYSLQLREKQKLRRIYGLQERQFRGLFERAERQTGITGEALLRLLECRLDNVVYRLGFGSSRKEARQLVNHGHVLLNGRRTNIPGALVKVGDVVEVRQKSRNLVPVLAALDAVDGRGVPEWLELDRTAFKGTVRALPTRENIGLPVNEQMVVELYSR, encoded by the coding sequence ATGGCGAAGTATCGCGGTCCAGTCTGTCGGCTGTGTCGGCGTGAAGGAGAAAAGCTTTTTCTCAAGGGTTCTCGCTGTATGACGGAGAAATGCGCGATCGAGCGCCGGAGTTATCCGCCTGGCCAGCATGGGCAGGGTCGCCCGCGCATTTCCGACTACAGCCTCCAGTTAAGGGAAAAGCAGAAGTTGAGACGGATCTATGGTCTGCAGGAGCGGCAATTCCGAGGGCTCTTCGAACGGGCCGAGCGGCAGACAGGGATCACCGGCGAGGCTTTGCTTCGCCTGCTTGAGTGTCGGCTCGACAACGTTGTGTATCGCCTGGGTTTTGGCTCCTCGAGAAAAGAAGCGAGGCAATTGGTGAATCACGGCCATGTCCTCCTGAACGGGCGGAGGACAAACATACCGGGCGCGTTGGTCAAAGTCGGCGACGTTGTCGAGGTCCGACAGAAGAGCCGGAACCTCGTGCCCGTCCTGGCTGCCTTGGACGCTGTTGACGGGCGCGGTGTCCCCGAGTGGCTGGAACTGGACCGGACCGCCTTCAAAGGAACGGTCCGAGCATTGCCGACCAGGGAGAATATCGGACTTCCCGTCAATGAACAGATGGTCGTGGAGTTGTATTCCAGGTAG